From one Oncorhynchus clarkii lewisi isolate Uvic-CL-2024 chromosome 6, UVic_Ocla_1.0, whole genome shotgun sequence genomic stretch:
- the LOC139410632 gene encoding probable gluconokinase, with protein MIYVIMGVSGCGKTTLGAFLSHKLGWPLHEGDDFHPRENVDKMARGEPLTDQDRLPWLLKLHDVIQRERSSGGDAIMVCSALRRLYRQVLLFGSEALTYSSDTAGLHMCSLPGVWFLFLYGTYDLIHARMVARRGHFMQPGLLRSQFDVLEPPAEEEKALLLDIRRSTDDICREIQEHLRQLS; from the exons ATGATATATGTTATAATGGGAGTGTCTGGTTGCGGAAA GACGACACTAGGGGCCTTCCTGTCACACAAG CTCGGGTGGCCGCTTCACGAGGGTGATGACTTTCACCCGCGGGAAAACGTTGACAAAATGGCTCGCGGGGAGCCTCTGACTGACCAG GACAGACTGCCTTGGCTGCTGAAACTGCATGATGTCATTCAAAG GGAGAGGTCTTCAGGGGGCGATGCCATCATGGTGTGTTCAGCTCTGAGGCGACTTTACAGGCAGGTTCTGCTGTTTGGCTCCGAGGCCCTGACCTACAGCTCGGACACAGCAGGCCTGCACATGTGCAGCCTGCCCGGCGTCTGGTTCCTCTTCCTGTATGGGACATATGATCTGATCCATGCGAGGATGGTGGCCCGGAGGGGACATTTCATGCAGCCTGGTCTCCTGCGCTCTCAGTTTGATGTTCTGGAGCCACCGGCGGAAGAGGAGAAGGCGTTGCTGCTTGATATTCGGAGGAGCACTGATGACATCTGCAGGGAGATACAGGAGCATCTCCGCCAACTTTCATAA